The Hymenobacter oligotrophus genome has a window encoding:
- a CDS encoding GNAT family N-acetyltransferase encodes MPVPINLRIRRGTEADLPRVHELIVELAVYERAPDEVTNTLADMRRDGFGPNPIFGFFVAETDEQGILGIALFYTGYSTWKGRMLYLEDLIVTEQARGTGIGRKLFDAVVAEARRTSANRLRWQVLEWNEPAIGFYKKIGANLDPEWHNGTLTAEELRAYRCDPAVEAAITLG; translated from the coding sequence ATGCCCGTCCCCATCAACCTGCGCATCCGCCGCGGTACCGAAGCCGATTTGCCCCGCGTGCACGAGCTCATCGTGGAACTGGCCGTGTACGAGCGCGCTCCCGACGAGGTAACCAACACCCTGGCCGACATGCGCCGCGACGGGTTCGGGCCCAACCCCATCTTCGGCTTTTTTGTTGCCGAAACCGACGAGCAGGGCATCCTGGGCATCGCGCTGTTCTACACCGGCTACTCTACCTGGAAGGGCCGCATGCTGTACCTCGAAGACCTGATTGTAACCGAGCAGGCGCGCGGCACGGGCATTGGCCGCAAGCTGTTTGATGCCGTGGTGGCCGAAGCCCGCCGCACCAGCGCCAACCGCCTGCGGTGGCAAGTGCTCGAGTGGAACGAGCCGGCCATCGGCTTCTACAAGAAAATCGGCGCCAACCTCGACCCCGAGTGGCACAACGGCACCCTTACCGCGGAGGAGCTGCGCGCTTACCGCTGCGACCCAGCCGTGGAAGCTGCCATAACGCTAGGCTGA
- a CDS encoding cation diffusion facilitator family transporter: MAHHHSHGPADHHGHHHHHHAPAHFGKAFGWGIGLNLLFVAAEAAGGWWANSSALLSDAGHNLSDVLSMALAWGATRLGKQPTTERYTYGLKSASIQAALLNAALLYVALSAILWDTINHLRHPEPVNAPVVMLLAGVGIVINGFTAWLFSRGHQGDANIRGAYLHMLTDALVSLGVVVGGALVYFTGWLWLDPAISFIILGVVAVSSWGLLRETVQLSLQGVPHGIDPMAVRRFLLAQPGVTDVHDLHIWPLSTSDTALTAHLVRPSGTDSQFLHELQHQLQDEFNIGHITVQIEPGACTHASCDA; this comes from the coding sequence ATGGCACACCACCACTCGCACGGCCCCGCCGACCACCACGGACACCACCATCACCACCACGCGCCGGCCCACTTCGGCAAGGCGTTTGGCTGGGGCATTGGGCTGAATTTGCTGTTTGTGGCCGCCGAAGCTGCCGGCGGCTGGTGGGCCAACTCCTCGGCGCTGCTTTCCGACGCTGGCCACAACCTCTCCGATGTGCTCAGCATGGCCCTGGCTTGGGGTGCCACCCGCCTAGGTAAGCAGCCAACCACCGAGCGCTACACCTACGGCCTGAAGAGCGCCTCCATACAAGCGGCCTTGCTAAATGCGGCCTTGTTGTACGTGGCCCTAAGTGCTATTCTGTGGGACACCATCAACCACCTGCGCCACCCCGAGCCCGTAAATGCGCCCGTGGTGATGCTGCTAGCCGGCGTGGGCATTGTTATCAACGGCTTCACGGCGTGGCTTTTCAGCCGCGGGCACCAGGGCGACGCCAACATCCGAGGCGCTTACCTGCACATGCTCACCGATGCGCTGGTATCGTTGGGCGTAGTGGTGGGCGGCGCGCTGGTGTATTTCACGGGCTGGCTGTGGCTCGATCCGGCTATTAGCTTTATCATCCTGGGCGTAGTAGCAGTAAGTTCGTGGGGCTTGCTGCGCGAAACGGTGCAACTGAGCCTGCAGGGTGTGCCCCACGGCATCGATCCGATGGCAGTGCGGCGTTTCCTGCTGGCCCAGCCCGGCGTAACCGATGTGCACGACCTGCACATCTGGCCCCTCAGCACCAGCGACACCGCCCTTACCGCCCACTTGGTGCGCCCCAGCGGTACCGATAGCCAGTTTCTGCACGAGCTGCAGCACCAGTTGCAAGACGAGTTCAACATCGGCCACATTACGGTGCAGATAGAGCCCGGCGCCTGCACGCACGCCAGCTGCGACGCTTAG
- a CDS encoding MFS transporter has protein sequence MARISTPPTSAPKTTGLLSAAVVVAALGYFVDIYDLILFSIVRVPSLKDLGITAAADVTNLGTHLISMQMGGMLLGGILWGVLGDKRGRLSVLFGSILLYSLANIANGFVQTIDQYAWLRLIAGIGLAGELGAGITLVAETLPKEKRGYGTMIVATVGVSGAMLAYWVGEVLGWRNAYFVGGGLGLALLVLRVSVFESGMFEQAKQQGVARGDFFSLFTNGPRLLKYIKCLLIGVPLWFVVGILITLAPEFGRALGIQGEVTAGLAVFWCYFGLVFGDFASGTISQLLRSRNRALQLFLVLCGLLIAVYLFGIRGASPTVFYAVCFVLGISVGFWALFVTVAAEQFGTNLRATVATTAPNFARGSVVGLVPLFNGIAAAMAGPSGTPNLIGSGAVVGVLSLLVAFWAVSTLPESYGKDLDYLEVS, from the coding sequence ATGGCTCGCATCTCTACCCCACCAACTTCTGCTCCCAAAACAACCGGCTTACTCAGCGCTGCCGTGGTCGTGGCCGCCCTTGGCTACTTCGTCGATATCTACGATCTGATCCTGTTCAGCATTGTGCGCGTGCCTAGCCTGAAGGACCTAGGCATTACAGCCGCGGCCGATGTAACCAACCTAGGCACCCACCTCATTTCGATGCAGATGGGCGGCATGCTGCTGGGCGGTATTTTGTGGGGCGTGCTGGGCGATAAGCGCGGGCGCCTGTCGGTGCTGTTCGGCTCGATTTTGCTGTACTCGCTGGCCAACATTGCCAACGGCTTTGTGCAGACGATCGACCAATACGCTTGGCTGCGCCTGATTGCTGGCATTGGCCTGGCCGGCGAGCTGGGTGCGGGCATTACGCTGGTAGCCGAAACCCTGCCCAAAGAAAAGCGCGGCTATGGCACAATGATTGTCGCCACTGTGGGCGTATCGGGCGCTATGCTGGCCTACTGGGTGGGCGAAGTGCTGGGCTGGCGCAATGCCTACTTCGTGGGTGGCGGCTTGGGCTTGGCCTTGCTGGTGCTGCGCGTGAGCGTGTTCGAGTCGGGCATGTTCGAGCAGGCCAAGCAGCAAGGCGTAGCCCGCGGCGACTTCTTCAGCCTGTTCACCAACGGCCCGCGCCTGCTTAAGTACATTAAGTGCTTGCTGATTGGCGTACCGCTGTGGTTTGTGGTGGGCATCCTCATCACGCTGGCGCCCGAGTTTGGCCGCGCCCTAGGTATTCAGGGCGAGGTAACGGCTGGCCTGGCGGTGTTCTGGTGCTATTTCGGCCTCGTATTCGGCGACTTTGCCAGCGGCACCATCAGCCAACTGTTGCGCAGCCGCAACCGGGCGCTGCAGCTGTTCTTGGTGTTGTGCGGCTTGCTGATTGCGGTGTACCTGTTTGGTATCCGGGGTGCTTCGCCTACGGTATTCTATGCCGTGTGCTTCGTGCTGGGCATTTCGGTGGGCTTTTGGGCCTTGTTTGTAACGGTAGCGGCCGAGCAGTTTGGCACCAACCTGCGCGCTACGGTAGCCACCACCGCCCCCAACTTCGCGCGCGGTTCGGTAGTAGGCTTGGTACCGTTGTTCAACGGCATTGCGGCGGCAATGGCTGGCCCCAGTGGCACGCCCAACCTCATTGGTAGCGGCGCTGTTGTAGGTGTGCTTTCGCTACTGGTGGCCTTCTGGGCCGTGAGTACTTTGCCCGAGAGTTATGGCAAAGACCTCGACTACCTGGAGGTGAGCTAA
- a CDS encoding DUF6526 family protein has protein sequence MAEARFTRRYYWLHHFVLLPAALVMAFYTGRRYAAVAGSDSDESRLWFSIAALAIILLLTLVMLRQHYALTLQDRIARLEVRQRYFELTQQSFGPLEQQLSLGQILSLRFASDAELPTLAAAAAQQKLAPGAIREQIQQFRPDHMRV, from the coding sequence ATGGCCGAAGCCCGCTTTACCCGTCGCTACTACTGGCTGCACCATTTTGTGCTGCTGCCCGCCGCCTTGGTAATGGCTTTTTACACGGGCCGCCGGTACGCGGCCGTAGCAGGTTCCGATTCCGATGAATCGCGGTTGTGGTTCAGCATAGCGGCGCTGGCCATCATTCTGCTCCTGACGCTGGTGATGCTACGCCAGCACTACGCCCTGACGCTGCAAGACCGTATCGCCCGCCTCGAGGTGCGCCAGCGTTACTTCGAGCTTACGCAGCAGAGCTTCGGCCCCTTGGAGCAGCAGCTCAGCCTAGGTCAGATACTCTCTTTGCGCTTTGCCTCCGATGCCGAACTGCCTACCTTGGCCGCTGCTGCTGCTCAGCAGAAACTCGCGCCCGGTGCCATTCGCGAGCAGATACAGCAGTTCCGGCCCGACCACATGCGGGTGTAA
- a CDS encoding prolyl oligopeptidase family serine peptidase — protein sequence MKASRPILSATLAVLAACGPAKQLNQPTATAPLTEKPVTENAAPAKAVAKLDYPKARKVDHKDDYHGTSVADPYRWLEDPDSPETKEWVTAQNKVTFGYLGQVPYRDRIRERLTQMWNYERYGVPQEEGDYLYYQKNDGLQNQAVLYVQRKGQTGEGEVLLDPNKFSADGTTALSGTYFSNDHRYMAYTTSGGGSDWQTIHVLDLKTRQPLKDELNWVKVSGVAWVKDGFYYSGYDAPKAGENKLAGKNEYHKVYFHRIGTPQSTDKLVYENKQMPLGFRIASVTEDERFLVVYLTDGKSDGNKLAVRDLTDAKQAGKWVVLGSDYESDISLAGNMGGKLLLYTNQKAPRYRVVSVDPKQPQEASWKNVLPETENKLEGLDQVGGKLVATYLKDASSLIKVYDEQGKFLHDVELPALGTASGFGGRKESKTVYYAFTSFTYPTTIYKYDLATNQSTVFRAPKVDVNPADYVTTQVFYQSKDGTKVPMFITHRKGVKLNGQNPTYLYAYGGFNVSLTPGFSVARMLWLENGGILAIPNLRGGGEYGEAWHKAGMTPNKQNVFDDFIAAAEYLKVQGYTSAEKLAIAGGSNGGLLVGATMTQKPDLCRVAFPAVGVMDMLRYQKFTIGWNWAPEYGTADNYQQFQNLYKFSPLHNLKPGTSYPATMITTADHDDRVVPAHSFKFAATLQEANNGPWPQLIRIDVNAGHGAGKSTKLQIDEWADVWSFAYYNMGLNPYQNLK from the coding sequence ATGAAAGCATCCCGACCCATACTGAGCGCCACGCTGGCGGTGCTGGCGGCCTGCGGGCCCGCCAAGCAGCTAAACCAGCCCACTGCCACGGCGCCGCTTACCGAGAAACCCGTGACTGAAAACGCAGCTCCGGCCAAAGCAGTGGCCAAACTTGATTACCCGAAAGCCCGGAAAGTCGACCACAAAGACGACTACCACGGCACCAGCGTAGCCGACCCCTACCGCTGGCTCGAAGACCCCGACTCGCCCGAGACCAAGGAGTGGGTGACGGCCCAGAACAAGGTGACCTTCGGCTACCTAGGGCAGGTTCCGTACCGCGACCGGATTCGAGAGCGGCTCACGCAAATGTGGAATTACGAGCGTTACGGCGTACCGCAGGAGGAGGGCGACTACCTCTACTACCAGAAAAACGACGGCCTGCAAAACCAGGCCGTGCTGTACGTGCAACGCAAAGGCCAAACCGGCGAGGGCGAAGTACTGCTCGATCCGAATAAGTTTTCCGCCGATGGTACCACGGCTCTGAGCGGCACTTACTTCTCCAACGACCACCGCTATATGGCCTACACCACCTCGGGTGGTGGCTCCGACTGGCAAACCATTCACGTGCTCGACCTGAAAACGCGCCAGCCGCTGAAAGACGAGCTGAACTGGGTGAAGGTATCGGGCGTGGCTTGGGTGAAGGACGGTTTCTACTACAGCGGCTACGATGCGCCCAAGGCCGGCGAAAACAAGCTGGCCGGCAAAAATGAGTACCACAAGGTGTACTTCCACCGAATCGGCACGCCGCAATCGACCGATAAGCTGGTGTACGAAAACAAGCAGATGCCCCTAGGTTTCCGCATTGCCTCCGTTACCGAGGACGAGCGTTTCCTGGTGGTGTACCTCACCGACGGCAAATCGGACGGCAACAAGCTGGCCGTGCGCGACCTCACCGATGCCAAGCAAGCTGGCAAGTGGGTTGTCCTGGGTTCGGATTACGAGTCGGACATTAGCCTGGCCGGTAACATGGGCGGCAAGCTGCTGCTCTACACCAACCAAAAAGCGCCGCGCTACCGCGTGGTGAGCGTCGATCCGAAGCAGCCGCAGGAGGCCAGCTGGAAAAACGTACTGCCCGAAACCGAGAACAAGCTCGAAGGCCTCGACCAGGTGGGCGGCAAGCTGGTGGCTACATACCTGAAGGATGCCTCGTCGCTGATTAAGGTGTACGACGAGCAGGGCAAGTTTCTGCACGATGTGGAGCTGCCGGCCCTAGGTACGGCCTCGGGCTTTGGCGGCCGCAAGGAATCGAAGACGGTATACTACGCCTTCACGTCCTTCACGTATCCAACCACCATTTACAAGTACGACCTGGCCACGAACCAGAGCACAGTGTTTCGGGCCCCGAAGGTAGATGTGAACCCCGCGGACTACGTGACCACGCAAGTGTTCTACCAGAGCAAGGACGGCACGAAGGTGCCCATGTTCATCACCCACAGAAAAGGGGTGAAGCTCAACGGCCAAAACCCCACGTACCTATACGCCTACGGCGGCTTCAACGTGAGCCTGACGCCGGGCTTCTCGGTGGCGCGCATGCTGTGGCTCGAAAACGGCGGTATTTTGGCTATACCCAACCTGCGCGGCGGCGGCGAGTACGGCGAGGCCTGGCACAAAGCCGGCATGACGCCGAACAAGCAAAACGTATTCGACGACTTTATTGCCGCCGCCGAGTACCTGAAGGTGCAGGGCTACACCTCGGCCGAGAAGCTGGCCATTGCCGGTGGCTCGAACGGTGGCCTGCTCGTGGGGGCTACCATGACGCAGAAGCCCGATCTGTGCCGCGTAGCTTTCCCGGCCGTGGGCGTAATGGACATGCTGCGCTACCAGAAGTTCACCATCGGCTGGAACTGGGCGCCTGAGTACGGTACCGCCGACAACTACCAGCAGTTCCAGAACCTCTACAAGTTTTCGCCGCTGCACAACCTGAAGCCGGGTACCAGCTACCCCGCCACCATGATTACCACCGCCGACCACGACGACCGCGTGGTGCCGGCGCACTCGTTCAAGTTTGCCGCCACCTTGCAGGAGGCCAACAATGGCCCCTGGCCACAGCTCATCCGCATCGACGTGAATGCCGGCCACGGCGCCGGCAAAAGCACCAAGCTGCAAATCGACGAATGGGCCGATGTGTGGTCGTTTGCCTACTACAACATGGGCCTGAACCCGTATCAGAACCTGAAGTAG
- a CDS encoding sterol desaturase family protein, which produces MNLNPIVLSIPIYFALIGAELLVERLQHKEKYRFHDAITNISCGMTSQISGVFLKVVVVGVYELLYEHFRLFDIPRTWATGLLLFVLADLCYYFAHRYSHEINFFWGGHVVHHQSEDYNLSVALRQSSLQGMFTFMFYLPLAMVGFETSFFVYVSALVTLYQFWIHTELIGKLGPLEWVLNTPSHHRVHHGRNPKYIDKNYAGTFIIWDRLFGTFQEEEETPVYGITTPVRSWNPVWANFGHYFQMAEQLRQTPGFGNKLRVVFGRPGWRPAALGGPYQVPAVEVATYQKYCTTAPATVNWYVFGQYVVLLGVAAVFLFTQKDMTPASRWLVAGWCTWAALACGALFEAKRWGYWLEPLRLAASVGLLLLALQHQPWLGAALAAGGVYLGSSLLWLYSFRRVFASATKVPEAAYAQA; this is translated from the coding sequence ATGAACCTCAACCCCATCGTGCTGTCCATCCCTATCTACTTCGCCCTAATCGGCGCGGAGCTGTTGGTTGAGCGGTTGCAGCACAAGGAGAAGTACCGCTTCCACGACGCCATTACCAACATCAGCTGCGGCATGACGTCGCAGATTTCGGGCGTGTTCTTGAAGGTAGTGGTGGTGGGCGTGTACGAGCTGCTGTACGAGCATTTCCGGCTGTTCGACATTCCGCGCACCTGGGCTACGGGGCTGCTGCTGTTCGTGCTGGCCGATTTATGCTACTACTTTGCCCACCGCTACTCGCACGAGATTAACTTTTTCTGGGGCGGCCACGTGGTGCACCACCAAAGCGAAGACTACAACCTCTCGGTAGCCCTGCGGCAGAGCTCCTTGCAGGGCATGTTCACGTTCATGTTCTACCTGCCGCTGGCCATGGTGGGGTTCGAGACGAGCTTCTTCGTGTACGTCTCGGCCTTGGTAACGCTGTACCAGTTCTGGATTCATACCGAGCTCATCGGCAAGCTCGGCCCCTTGGAGTGGGTGCTGAACACGCCCTCGCACCACCGCGTGCACCACGGCCGCAACCCCAAATACATCGACAAGAACTACGCGGGCACCTTCATCATCTGGGACCGGCTGTTCGGTACTTTTCAGGAGGAAGAAGAAACACCCGTGTACGGCATCACCACGCCCGTGCGCTCCTGGAACCCCGTGTGGGCAAATTTCGGCCACTACTTTCAGATGGCCGAACAGCTGCGCCAAACGCCGGGCTTCGGCAACAAGCTTCGGGTGGTGTTCGGGCGGCCGGGTTGGCGCCCCGCGGCCCTAGGTGGCCCCTACCAAGTACCCGCGGTGGAGGTAGCTACCTACCAAAAGTACTGCACCACCGCGCCGGCTACCGTCAATTGGTACGTGTTTGGGCAGTACGTGGTGCTACTGGGCGTGGCAGCGGTATTCTTGTTTACGCAGAAAGACATGACACCTGCTTCGCGCTGGCTGGTAGCAGGCTGGTGCACGTGGGCCGCGCTGGCCTGCGGAGCCTTGTTTGAGGCCAAGCGCTGGGGGTACTGGCTCGAGCCGTTGCGGCTGGCAGCTTCGGTGGGCTTGTTGCTGCTGGCCTTGCAACATCAGCCCTGGCTGGGTGCCGCGCTGGCAGCCGGCGGGGTGTACCTAGGCAGTTCGCTGCTGTGGTTGTATTCGTTCCGGCGGGTATTTGCGTCCGCCACCAAAGTGCCCGAAGCCGCCTACGCGCAGGCGTAG
- a CDS encoding DUF4286 family protein, which translates to MILYNVTSSVDPEVAEEWVTFMRDVHMPDVMATGFFVKSQLLRLLNEEEDGFTYAAQYYCTSMEQLDEYQRVSAPGLRADLETRFPGQYVSFRTVLEVIN; encoded by the coding sequence ATGATCCTGTACAACGTAACCAGCAGCGTCGATCCGGAAGTTGCCGAAGAGTGGGTAACCTTTATGCGCGATGTGCACATGCCCGATGTAATGGCCACGGGTTTCTTCGTCAAGAGCCAACTCCTGCGCCTGCTTAACGAAGAGGAAGACGGCTTTACGTACGCCGCCCAGTATTACTGCACTAGCATGGAGCAGCTCGATGAGTACCAGCGCGTTTCGGCCCCCGGCCTGCGCGCCGACCTGGAAACGCGCTTTCCGGGCCAGTACGTATCGTTCCGCACGGTACTCGAGGTAATCAATTAA